The genomic stretch GGTCGGGCACGGTGTTCGTCCCCGATATGGGGCGCAGCTTCACCTCGCGAATCGTGCAGGTGTCGCCGAATCTGCTACGTATTTCGGGCTGCATTCTGGGGGGGCTGATATGCAAGTCGCAGGACTGGACGCGAGTCTGAGCGCAGGCGGGGCGGCACGGGCCCGGCGCAGCGCGATGCGGCGCCGGTTGCTGCGGCCGCTGATGATCGTCGCAGTGCTCGCGGTCGGCGTGCTGGCGTTCGCGGCGATGCGCGGCATCCTCGCCGAGGTCCATTACCACGACATCCGCCACGCCATCGCGGCAGTCGGCCCGGAGCGGCTGGTGCTCGCCGCGCTGCTCACCGCCGCGAGCTATTTTGCGCTGACCTTTTACGACTGGCTGGCGGTGCGCACGATCGGGCACCGCCTGCCGTGGCGCACCGCGGCGCTGGCGTCGTTCACCAGCTATGCGCTCAGCAACAATCTGGGGTTTGCGCTGCTCACCGGCGGATCGGCGCGGTTGCGGGCGTACGGCGCGGCGGGGCTGGATTTCGCCGATGTGGCGCGGATCACGGTGATCGCCTCGGCCACCTTCTGGGGCGGGATCATCGCCGTCAGCGCCGTCGCGCTGCTGTCGGCGCACACCGATTTCGTGCTCGGGCCGTTCGCGTTCGGAGCGGGGGCGCAGCGGCTGCTCGGGCTGGGGCTGGCGGCGGGGGTTGCGGTGCTGCTATGGCTGCGCAGCCGCGGCTTTGCCGAGATCCGCGTCGGCGGCACCAGCATCCCGGTGCCCCCCGTCCGGCTGCTGGCGCTCCAGATCGGGATTTCGGCAGTCGACCTGCTCTGCGCCTCGACCGCGCTCTATGTGCTGGTGCCCGGCGCGCCGGTCGCGCTGTTCGGGCTGTTCTTCCTCGCCTATGTCATCGCGATCTTCGCCGGGCTGGTGACGCATGTCCCCGGCGGGCTGGGGGTGATCGAGGCGGTGATGCTGGCGCTGGTGCCGTTGGGGCGGCCCGATCTGTTCGCCGCGCTGCTGCTGTACCGGCTGATCTATTACCTGCTTCCGCTGGCCGTGGCGGGCGCAGTGCTGGCGGGGGTGGAGGGGCACAGGCTGCGGCGCCCGCTGCTCGCCGGGCTCGGCGCAGTCGATCGCGTCGGGCAGGCGCTGGCGCCGCCGCTGCTCGCGCTGCTGGTGTTCGCGGGCGGGCTGACGCTGCTGGTGTCGGGCGCGCTGCCCGGGCTCCACGATCGCATGACGTCGCTGCGCGACCTCGTGCCGCTCCCCTCGGTCGAGGCGTCGCATTTCGGCGCCAGCCTGGTCGGCACCGCGCTGCTGCTGATCGCGCCGGCGGTGCAGGCGCGGCTCCAGAGCGGGTTCCAGGCGGCACGGCTGCTGCTGCTCGCGGGCGCTTTGTTCTCGATGCTCAAGGGCATCGACTATGAGGAAGCGTTCGTTCTCCTCGGCGTCGCCGCGCTGCTGCAATATAGCCGCCGGGGCTTTTATCGCAGCGCCGGGATCGGCGCCGCGCCGATCGCGCGCTGGTGGTGGGCGGCGGCGCTGATCGCGCTCGCGCTCAGCGCCTGGGCGGGGCTCTTCGCCTATAAGCACATTCCCTATTCGGACGAGATGTGGTGGGATTTCGCCTGGCACGGCAACGCCCCCCGCTTCCTGCGCGCGACGCTGGGCGCGACGATGCTGGTCGCGGGCTGGGCGTTCTGGCGGATCATGGCGGCGCCGGCGGCGGTCGCGCAATCGTCGGAGCTTCCCGCCGCGGTCGCACAGGCCGCGTTCGCGGCGACCGATCGTGCCGATGCGATGCTGGCCTATACCGGCGACAAGAGCTTTCTGGCCTCTGCGGCGGGGGACGCCTTCCTGATGTACCGCGTCCAGGGGCGGACCTGGGTGACGATGGGCGATCCGGTGGGGCCGGCG from Sphingomonas hengshuiensis encodes the following:
- the mprF gene encoding bifunctional lysylphosphatidylglycerol flippase/synthetase MprF; this encodes MRRRLLRPLMIVAVLAVGVLAFAAMRGILAEVHYHDIRHAIAAVGPERLVLAALLTAASYFALTFYDWLAVRTIGHRLPWRTAALASFTSYALSNNLGFALLTGGSARLRAYGAAGLDFADVARITVIASATFWGGIIAVSAVALLSAHTDFVLGPFAFGAGAQRLLGLGLAAGVAVLLWLRSRGFAEIRVGGTSIPVPPVRLLALQIGISAVDLLCASTALYVLVPGAPVALFGLFFLAYVIAIFAGLVTHVPGGLGVIEAVMLALVPLGRPDLFAALLLYRLIYYLLPLAVAGAVLAGVEGHRLRRPLLAGLGAVDRVGQALAPPLLALLVFAGGLTLLVSGALPGLHDRMTSLRDLVPLPSVEASHFGASLVGTALLLIAPAVQARLQSGFQAARLLLLAGALFSMLKGIDYEEAFVLLGVAALLQYSRRGFYRSAGIGAAPIARWWWAAALIALALSAWAGLFAYKHIPYSDEMWWDFAWHGNAPRFLRATLGATMLVAGWAFWRIMAAPAAVAQSSELPAAVAQAAFAATDRADAMLAYTGDKSFLASAAGDAFLMYRVQGRTWVTMGDPVGPAAAWPDLIWEMRRRCDAARGRLCLFQVSAEMLPLLVELGLQPMKYGEEALVDLSGGFTLAGSAYKSLRHSTNKAIAGGLVFEVIPASEVRAHGDALRRVSDAWLAGKVGPEKGFSLGRFDIDYLARFDCAVLRLGGEIVAFANIWETPNRAEISVDLMRHLPDTPYGAMDLLFVRLFQHGAERGFARFNLGMAPLSGLHGGPLAPIWARLGAAVYGHGERLYGFSGLRAFKSKFSPTWVPRYVGMSPGISVPRALLDLVHLVGG